A stretch of the Pirellulales bacterium genome encodes the following:
- the clpP gene encoding ATP-dependent Clp endopeptidase proteolytic subunit ClpP produces the protein MPLIPFVIEKSGREERAMDIYSRLLKDRIIFLGSQVNDEVANSIVAQLLFLQSEDPKSDIHLYINSPGGSVTAGLAIYDTMQFVTCDVATYCIGQAASMGAVLLTAGEAGKRFALPNARIMIHQPLAGMEGTAEEILIHAKEFRKVKQRLNQILIKHTGHAIEKIEQDTDRDRFMTAEEAMEYSLIDRVIERMEPVVASK, from the coding sequence GTGCCTTTGATTCCATTCGTCATCGAAAAAAGCGGCCGCGAAGAGCGGGCGATGGACATTTACAGTCGCCTGCTCAAGGACCGCATCATCTTCCTCGGCAGCCAGGTCAACGACGAAGTCGCCAACTCGATCGTCGCGCAACTGTTGTTTCTGCAATCGGAAGATCCCAAGTCCGACATTCACCTCTACATCAACAGCCCCGGCGGCAGCGTCACCGCCGGATTAGCCATCTACGACACCATGCAGTTCGTCACCTGCGACGTGGCCACCTACTGCATCGGGCAGGCCGCCTCGATGGGCGCCGTGCTGCTCACCGCAGGCGAGGCGGGCAAGCGCTTCGCCCTGCCGAACGCGCGGATCATGATCCATCAGCCGCTGGCCGGCATGGAAGGCACTGCGGAGGAAATTTTGATCCACGCCAAGGAGTTCCGCAAAGTCAAGCAGCGGCTCAACCAGATCCTGATCAAGCACACCGGGCACGCCATTGAAAAGATCGAGCAAGACACCGACCGCGATCGCTTCATGACCGCCGAGGAGGCGATGGAGTACTCGCTGATCGACCGCGTGATCGAGCGAATGGAGCCAGTGGTCGCCAGCAAGTAA
- a CDS encoding ATP-dependent Clp protease proteolytic subunit, producing the protein MNQFTGSSPVDPRAAYREYQRQRSLTLGDLLLENRIIFLQGEIHDGNANEIVMKLLYLQSENRRKDIHFYLNSPGGSVTATLAMYDTMQILTCPVATYCVGLAASGAAVLLAGGTKGKRYALPNAKVMIHQPWGQVGGQVSDIEIQANEIFKTRDVLNRVLADHTGQPIERIAKDTDRDYYMTAAEAKEYQLVDEILTRPPLSADDDDKDK; encoded by the coding sequence ATGAATCAGTTCACTGGGTCCAGCCCGGTCGACCCCCGGGCGGCCTACCGTGAATATCAACGACAGCGATCGCTGACGCTCGGCGATTTGCTGCTCGAAAATCGCATTATCTTCCTACAAGGCGAAATTCACGACGGCAACGCCAACGAGATCGTGATGAAGTTGCTCTACCTGCAGAGCGAAAATCGCCGCAAGGACATTCACTTCTACCTCAATAGCCCCGGCGGTAGCGTCACGGCCACCCTGGCCATGTACGACACCATGCAGATCCTCACCTGTCCCGTGGCCACCTACTGCGTGGGCCTTGCCGCCAGCGGCGCCGCGGTACTCTTGGCCGGCGGCACCAAAGGCAAGCGCTATGCCCTGCCCAACGCCAAGGTGATGATCCATCAGCCGTGGGGCCAGGTGGGCGGACAGGTCTCCGACATCGAGATTCAGGCCAACGAGATTTTCAAGACGCGCGACGTGCTCAATCGCGTGCTGGCCGACCATACCGGTCAACCAATCGAGCGCATCGCGAAAGACACCGACCGTGACTATTACATGACTGCGGCCGAGGCCAAAGAATATCAACTCGTCGACGAGATTCTGACCCGGCCCCCCCTGTCGGCAGACGACGACGACAAGGACAAGTAG